The following are from one region of the Vitis riparia cultivar Riparia Gloire de Montpellier isolate 1030 chromosome 9, EGFV_Vit.rip_1.0, whole genome shotgun sequence genome:
- the LOC117921961 gene encoding protein CHROMOSOME TRANSMISSION FIDELITY 7-like has product MQTKISSFFKPSSAPKSPPIFYDDDDGDNEPTPFSDKEEPPIFGGDDEMVSFWEKEPEVVITYKRRAPNPDREKNETDGGLIAETMKKPIVVDSPLPSRILNKKRNYAQFHLELGQSDFLLHSCSTCGLKYAPGDEGDEQVHKAFHKNFTHGIQFKGWRNERIIRMPSTGGGRIVLVVDGDPPAHKNKVHEVVKIMEVEFGGGWIFHKNCKAYLFISSQRVAGCLVAEPIQKAYKILSSSADERSDDTSSKEAGPNSNKLQFGTVSFQREVIQRAPSVNSHEALDGTPNGPVVCEKEAVPAICGIRAIWVTPSNRRKHIASQLLDAVRKSFCMGFVLKSSQLAFSQPTSAGMALASNYFGSVSFLVYRTDKSIC; this is encoded by the exons ATGCAAACCAAGATCAGCTCCTTCTTCAAGCCCTCTTCTGCACCCAAATCACCTCCAATTTTCTACGACGATGATGATGGGGACAATGAACCGACGCCGTTTTCTGACAAGGAGGAACCTCCCATTTTCGGCGGCGACGACGAAATGGTGTCGTTTTGGGAGAAGGAACCAGAGGTCGTCATCACCTACAAGCGCAGAGCTCCGAATCCAGATCG GGAAAAAAACGAGACGGATGGTGGTTTGATCGCTGAAACCATGAAGAAACCCATTGTAGTGGATTCACCACTCCCCAGCAGAATCCTCAATAAGAAGAGAAACTATGCTCAGTTCCATTTAGAGTTGGGCCAGTCTGATTTCCTTCTGCATTCATGCTCTACATGTGGGCTTAAGTATGCTCCTGGTGATGAAGGGGACGAGCAAGTTCACAAGGCATTCCACAAGAATTTCACCCATGGAATTCAATTCAAG GGTTGGCGCAATGAGAGAATCATTCGTATGCCTTCAACTGGAGGGGGACGAATTGTTTTGGTAGTGGATGGTGACCCTCCTGCTCATAAGAACAAG GTCCATGAGGTTGTAAAGATCATGGAGGTTGAATTTGGAGGTGGATGGATTTTTCATAAGAACTGTAAG GCGTATCTTTTCATTTCCTCCCAAAGGGTTGCTGGCTGTCTAGTTGCAGAACCAATACAAAAAGCCTACAAAATTCTCTCGTCCTCAGCGGATGAAAGATCTGATGATACTAGCTCAAAGGAAGCAGGACCAAATTCAAACAAACTTCAGTTTGGGACCGTAAGTTTTCAGAGAGAAGTCATCCAAAGAGCTCCTTCTGTTAATAGCCATGAAGCATTGGATGGGACACCCAATGGACCTGTAGTCTGTGAGAAGGAAGCTGTACCTGCTATCTGTGGCATTAGGGCCATATGGGTCACTCCCTCCAACAGAAGGAAACATATTGCTAGCCAACTTCTGGATGCCGTGAG GAAAAGTTTCTGCATGGGGTTTGTCCTCAAGAGCTCTCAGCTGGCATTCTCTCAACCAACATCAGCTGGAATGGCATTGGCTTCCAATTATTTTGGTTCAGTATCTTTCTTGGTGTACAGGACTGATAAATCAATCTGCTGA
- the LOC117922512 gene encoding kelch repeat-containing protein At3g27220 — MVRSTPKHASRTFVFVISCFGLLAAGLVADLLWASSKSSSGYHSIASNWAFDDSRSTVIVPHQQPQKAKEGSDVKDKKKADVPERVLSATFADLPAPELEWEKMAPAPVPRLDGAAIQIKNLLYVFAGYGTIDFVHSHVDVYNFTDNTWGGRFDMPKEMAHSHLGMVTDGRYIYVVTGQYGPQCRGPTARTFVLDTKTKQWSDMPPLPVPRYAPATQLWRGRLHVMGGSGENRHTPALEHWSLAVKNGKALEKEWRSEIPIPRGGPHRACIVVDDRLLVIGGQEGDFMAKPGSPIFKCSRRNEVVFSDVYMLDDEMKWKNLPPMPKPDSHIEFAWVMVNHSIIIVGGTTEKHPITKKMVLVGEVFQFNLDSLKWAVIGKLPFRVKTTLAGFWNGWLYFTSGQRDKGPDDPAPKKVLGEMWRTKLSL, encoded by the exons ATGGTGAGATCCACCCCCAAGCACGCCTCCAGGACCTTCGTCTTCGTCATCTCCTGCTTCGGCCTTCTGGCTGCCGGCCTCGTTGCGGATCTCCTCTGGGCCTCTTCCAAGTCGTCCTCTGGGTACCACTCCATTGCCTCCAATTGGGCTTTTGACGATTCCCGGAGCACCGTCATTGTGCCCCACCAGCAACCCCAGAAGGCTAAGGAG GGAAGTGATGTGAAAGATAAGAAGAAGGCTGATGTTCCTGAGAGAGTGTTATCTGCAACTTTTGCTGATTTGCCGGCGCCTGAATTAGAATGGGAGAAGATGGCACCTGCACCAGTGCCTCGTCTAGATGGTGCTGCAATACAGATTAAGAATCTTTTATACGTGTTTGCTGGATATGGCACCATTGATTTT GTGCACTCTCATGTTGATGTTTACAATTTTACGGATAATACCTGGGGAGGAAGGTTTGATATGCCAAAAGAAATGGCACATTCACATTTAGGGATGGTAACAGATGGAAGATACATTTATGTGGTCACAGGACAATATGGTCCACAATGTAGAGGGCCTACAGCTCGCACATTTGTGTTGGATACCAAGACAAAGCAATGGAGTGACATGCCCCCTTTACCAGTCCCGAG gTATGCACCAGCGACCCAACTCTGGAGAGGTAGACTCCATGTGATGGGTGGCAGCGGAGAGAATCGACATACACCTGCTTTAGAGCATTGGAGCCTTGCTGTAAAGAATGGCAAAGCCTTAGAGAAGGAGTGGAGGTCTGAAATACCTATTCCTCGTGGAGGGCCTCATAG GGCTTGTATTGTGGTTGATGATCGGTTACTTGTTATTGGTGGTCAAGAGGGCGATTTTATGGCAAAACCTGGATCACCTATTTTTAAGTGCTCCCGTAGGAATGAG GTGGTATTCAGTGATGTGTACATGCTGGATGATGagatgaaatggaaaaatttaCCTCCTATGCCCAAACCCGATTCCCATATCGAGTTTGCTTGGGTTATGGTTAATCATTCCATCATTATCGTCGGTGGCACAACAGAAAAGCATCCCATAACAAAAAAGATGGTACTTGTGGGAGAAGTGTTTCAGTTTAATTTGGATTCACTG AAGTGGGCAGTGATCGGAAAACTTCCATTCCGCGTGAAAACCACACTAGCTGGTTTCTGGAATGGATGGCTGTACTTCACGTCAGGGCAGCGAGACAAAGGACCAGATGATCCTGCACCAAAGAAGGTCCTTGGAGAAATGTGGAGAACCAAATTGAGCTTGTGA